In Primulina eburnea isolate SZY01 chromosome 3, ASM2296580v1, whole genome shotgun sequence, one DNA window encodes the following:
- the LOC140825520 gene encoding syntaxin-121-like, whose amino-acid sequence MNDLFSGSFSRFREEDQPPPRNSHSIQMTNSGSTGGVNLDRLFEDVEAVKDELRDLESLYTQLQSSHEHSKTLHNAKTVKDLRSRMDSDISASLKKAKVIKVRLEALDRSNAANRGLPGCGPGSSSDRTRTSVVNGLRKKLQETMARFNDLRQKMGSEYRETVQRRYYTVTGENPDEKILDNLIETGESETFLQKAIQRQGRGQVMDTIMEIQERHDAVKEMERNLRELHQVFLDMAVLVQSQGGQLEDIESQVNRANSFVRGGTHQLEVARKHQKNTRKWACFGIIILLIVILIIVLSLQPWKSSGSGSGSGGQAQSPPASTPPAK is encoded by the coding sequence ATGAACGATCTTTTTTCAGGATCCTTCTCCCGTTTCCGGGAAGAAGATCAACCCCCGCCGCGGAATTCCCATTCCATCCAGATGACGAACTCTGGCTCCACCGGCGGCGTCAACTTGGATCGGTTATTCGAAGATGTGGAAGCTGTTAAAGACGAGCTCCGGGACCTGGAATCCCTCTACACTCAGCTCCAGTCCTCTCACGAGCATAGCAAGACTCTCCACAACGCCAAGACCGTGAAAGATCTCCGCTCCCGCATGGATTCAGACATCTCTGCCTCTCTCAAGAAAGCAAAAGTGATAAAAGTCCGATTAGAAGCACTTGATCGCTCTAATGCCGCAAATCGGGGCCTCCCCGGCTGCGGCCCCGGAAGTTCCTCCGATCGTACACGGACCTCAGTTGTCAACGGCCTGAGGAAAAAGCTTCAAGAAACCATGGCCAGATTCAACGATCTGAGGCAGAAAATGGGATCCGAGTATCGCGAAACCGTGCAGCGGAGATATTACACCGTGACCGGCGAAAATCCTGACGAGAAAATCCTGGATAATTTGATAGAAACTGGGGAGAGCGAGACTTTTCTTCAGAAGGCGATTCAGCGACAGGGAAGGGGACAGGTTATGGATACAATAATGGAGATTCAAGAAAGGCACGATGCGGTTaaggaaatggagagaaatctGAGGGAATTGCACCAGGTTTTTTTGGATATGGCGGTTCTTGTGCAGAGCCAGGGGGGGCAGCTCGAGGATATCGAAAGCCAGGTGAACAGGGCTAATTCTTTTGTCAGAGGTGGGACTCATCAGCTTGAGGTTGCCAGGAAACATCAGAAGAATACCAGGAAATGGGCTTGTTTTGGGATTATTATCTTACTGATTGTTATCTTGATCATTGTTTTATCTCTTCAACCATGGAAGAGTTCTGGTAGCGGGTCTGGCAGCGGCGGGCAAGCTCAGTCGCCGCCGGCATCTACGCCACCGGCCAAATGA
- the LOC140825519 gene encoding E3 ubiquitin-protein ligase PUB23-like, translating into MAEMEIPPYFLCPITLDIMKDPVTVSTGITYDRDSIENWIFSLKKRTCPVTKQLLFDRELTPNITLRRLIQSWCVLHASQGVERLPTPKAPTSKSQIIKLLNDANSPEMQINCLQRLKSISSQNQTNKRCMETVGTAEFLAFLIVQKTLDLESESTQACEVALSILYSLQLSESGMKSISNQEFIESLTRIMQRGSYESRAYAVMLLESILESADHPAQIVANINPRFFLQCTQILKDEISQKATKATLKVLINVCQYSGRNRIKVVEAGVVNLLIDHLLDYSDKSVCEMMLVLLDFLCQCAEGRAELLNHGAGLAIVSKKILRVSQVASEKAVKILYSISRFSATPVVLQEMLEIGVVAKLCLVLHADCGFKIKERIREMLKLHSRAWRNSSCIPNNSMCSYSS; encoded by the coding sequence ATGGCCGAAATGGAGATTCCTCCATATTTTCTCTGCCCCATTACTCTAGACATCATGAAAGATCCGGTGACAGTCTCGACCGGGATAACATACGATAGAGACAGCATAGAAAACTGGATTTTTTCTCTGAAGAAGAGAACATGTCCGGTAACAAAACAGCTTCTTTTCGACAGGGAATTGACCCCAAACATCACTCTCCGGCGCTTGATTCAATCCTGGTGCGTACTCCATGCCTCGCAAGGCGTCGAAAGGCTGCCAACCCCGAAAGCTCCAACCAGCAAATCACAGATTATAAAGCTCCTAAACGATGCCAACTCTCCAGAAATGCAGATCAATTGCCTACAAAGACTTAAATCCATCTCTTCTCAGAATCAAACCAATAAAAGATGCATGGAAACAGTGGGAACAGCTGAGTTTTTGGCTTTCTTGATCGTCCAGAAAACCCTTGATTTGGAATCGGAATCGACACAAGCCTGTGAGGTGGCTTTAAGCATTCTTTACAGTCTCCAGTTATCAGAATCAGGCATGAAATCAATCAGCAATCAAGAATTCATCGAATCCTTGACCAGGATTATGCAACGGGGAAGCTACGAATCTCGGGCTTACGCTGTCATGTTACTAGAGTCCATTCTTGAATCAGCGGATCATCCAGCTCAAATAGTAGCAAACATAAATCCTCGGTTCTTTCTCCAATGCACACAAATCTTGAAAGATGAAATCTCACAAAAGGCTACAAAAGCCACCCTTAAAGTTCTGATCAACGTCTGTCAGTACTCCGGGAGAAACAGAATTAAAGTTGTGGAAGCCGGAGTTGTGAATCTATTAATCGACCATCTACTCGATTATTCTGATAAAAGCGTCTGTGAAATGATGTTGGTTTTGTTGGATTTTCTGTGTCAGTGTGCAGAGGGGAGAGCCGAGCTACTAAATCACGGTGCTGGACTAGCCATTGTTTCGAAAAAAATTCTAAGGGTTTCTCAGGTTGCAAGTGAAAAGGCAGTAAAGATTTTGTATTCCATTTCGAGATTTTCTGCGACTCCTGTAGTTTTGCAGGAGATGTTAGAGATTGGGGTCGTGGCGAAATTGTGTCTGGTTCTTCATGCTGATTGCGGCTTCAAAATAAAAGAGAGGATTAGAGAAATGCTTAAATTGCATTCCAGGGCGTGGAGGAATTCTTCATGCATACCCAATAATTCGATGTGTTCATATTCATCTTGA
- the LOC140828043 gene encoding NDR1/HIN1-like protein 1: MSEKSSHDHHHHHILWPRKITRRFCACLIIFTFIILLTIFLVWASLQPQKPSFTLQDATIFNLNVTAPNVISTTLQITINSHNPNSKIGIYYDKMEVYAAYHHQQITYPTVIPPVYQGHRDDNVWSPFIYGTTVPVAPYNGLSLSQDKANGAIAMVIRLNGRVKWKVGNFVSGRYHLHVSCPAYIPIGNSKNTGIVIGNAIKYQLSQSCSVNV, encoded by the coding sequence ATGTCGGAGAAATCAAGCCACGATCACCACCATCACCACATCCTGTGGCCACGAAAAATCACCCGCCGCTTCTGCGCGTGTCTCATCATCTTCACCTTCATCATCCTGCTGACCATCTTCCTCGTCTGGGCCAGTCTCCAGCCCCAAAAACCCTCATTCACCCTCCAAGACGCCACCATCTTCAACCTCAACGTCACCGCCCCCAACGTCATCTCCACCACCCTGCAGATCACCATCAACTCCCACAACCCCAACTCCAAGATCGGCATCTACTACGACAAAATGGAGGTCTACGCCGCCTATCACCACCAGCAAATCACTTACCCCACCGTCATACCTCCCGTCTACCAAGGCCACAGGGACGATAACGTCTGGTCTCCGTTCATCTACGGCACCACCGTCCCTGTGGCACCGTACAATGGACTCTCCCTCAGCCAGGACAAGGCTAACGGCGCCATAGCCATGGTGATCAGACTCAACGGGCGCGTGAAATGGAAGGTCGGTAACTTTGTCTCTGGCCGTTACCATCTTCACGTCAGCTGCCCTGCTTATATTCCCATCGGAAATAGCAAGAACACCGGAATTGTGATCGGAAATGCGATTAAGTATCAGCTTTCGCAAAGTTGTAGTGTTAATGTTTGA
- the LOC140825521 gene encoding ubiquitin-conjugating enzyme E2 variant 1D, protein MSLGSGGSSIVVPRNFRLLEELERGEKGIGDGTVSYGMDDGDDIYMRSWTGTIIGPHNSVHEGRIYQLKLFCDKDYPEKPPSVRFHSRINMTCVNHENGVVEPKKFGLLANWQREYTMEDILTQLKKEMATPHNRKLVQPPEGTYF, encoded by the exons ATGAGCCTTGGTTCTGGAGGATCCAGTATCGTAG TCCCCCGAAATTTCAGATTGTTGGAGGAACTTGAACGTGGAGAAAAGGGAATTGGAGATGGCACTGTAAGCTACGGAATGGATGATGGAGATGACATTTACATGCGATCCTGGACTGGCACCATAATTGGCCCTCACAAT TCTGTACATGAAGGCCGCATTTACCAATTGAAGCTGTTCTGTGACAAAGACTACCCAGAGAAACCTCCTAGTGTTCGTTTTCATTCTCGGATCAATATGACATGCGTAAACCATGAAAATGGAGTG GTGGAACCAaagaagtttggacttttagcCAATTGGCAGCGAGAGTACACAATGGAAGACATATTAACACAGTTGAAGAAGGAGATGGCTACTCCACACAACCGTAAGCTAGTCCAGCCTCCTGAAGGAACCTATTTTTAG
- the LOC140825518 gene encoding protein LEAD-SENSITIVE 1: MGLISNRVDRSSLKPGDHIYSWRTAYIYAHHGIYIGDNKVVHFTRRGQEVGTGTVLDLLLVSSGPARSHVPCPTCVHVEEGHGVVSSCLNCFLAGGVLYRFEYSVNPALFLAKARGGTCTLAVSDEDDAVVHRAKYLLDNGFGCYNVFKNNCEDFAIYCKTGLLVLDQSAMGQSGQAVSYIGGPLAAVLSTPLRLVTTNIYGMAATAVGVYCASRYAADIGMRRDVLKVSAEDLTRRLATGVLQVLEPGLPSVPAPPTN; the protein is encoded by the exons ATGGGGCTGATCTCGAACCG GGTTGATAGGAGCAGCCTCAAACCAGGCGATCACATATATTCCTGGCGCACAGCATATATTTATGCTCACCATG GAATCTATATTGGGGACAATAAAGTCGTACACTTCACAAGACGTGGCCAAGAAGTTGGAACCGGTACAGTCTTAGATCTTCTCTTAGTAAGCTCGGGACCAGCTCGGTCTCATGTCCCATGCCCCACTTGTGTCCACGTAGAAGAGGGTCATGGGGTGGTCTCCTCGTGCTTGAACTGCTTCCTAGCTGGTGGTGTTCTGTACCGCTTTGAGTACTCTGTCAACCCTGCACTCTTTCTTGCAAAAGCACGTGGAGGAACATGCACCCTCGCCGTCTCTGATGAAGATGACGCTGTGGTTCATCGAGCAAAATACCTTCTTGATAATGGGTTTGGGTGCTACAATGTATTCAAGAATAACTGTGAAGACTTTGCTATTTACTGCAAGACAGGATTGCTTGTGCTGGATCAGAGCGCGATGGGACAAAGTGGACAAGCCGTGTCTTATATAGGTGGCCCCCTTGCTGCCGTCTTGTCTACACCATTGCGTCTTGTGACGACTAATATTTACGGGATGGCAGCAACTGCTGTTGGGGTTTATTGTGCTAGCCGTTACGCAGCTGACATTGGCATGAGAAGGGATGTCTTAAAAGTTTCAGCTGAAGATCTTACTCGGAGGCTAGCAACAGGTGTGCTTCAGGTACTCGAACCAGGTCTCCCGTCTGTACCTGCACCACCTACAAATTAG